In Leisingera sp. NJS204, the following are encoded in one genomic region:
- a CDS encoding DUF2065 family protein, translating into MGFILLALGLVLIAEGLVYALAPSLVERLLEMLRALSEEQRRNAGLAALALGLILVWLAFRLGV; encoded by the coding sequence ATGGGGTTCATTCTCCTGGCCCTTGGGCTGGTACTGATTGCAGAGGGGCTGGTGTACGCACTGGCCCCTTCGCTTGTGGAGCGTTTGCTGGAGATGCTGCGCGCCTTGAGCGAGGAGCAGCGCCGCAATGCCGGGCTGGCGGCGCTGGCGCTGGGTCTGATCCTGGTCTGGCTGGCGTTCCGCTTGGGGGTCTGA
- the hflC gene encoding protease modulator HflC, translating to MRKTTLLLPVLVIAAIAALSSVFIVDEREKALVLQFGRVVSVKEDPGLAFKIPVIQEVVRYDDRILSRDIDPLEITPSDDRRLVVDAFARYRIVDVNRFRQAVGAGGIATAENRLDSILRAQTREILGSVSSNDILSSDRAALMLRIRNGAIADARALGIAIIDVRLKRTDLPSENLDATFERMRAERVREATDERARGNEAAQRIRAQADRTVVELVSEAQREAEIIRGESDAERNAIFAQAYGADPEFFEFYRSLNAYANSLLAGNSTMVLSPDNEFFNYLKSSDGKPAGQ from the coding sequence ATGCGTAAGACAACTCTTTTGCTGCCGGTGCTGGTGATCGCTGCGATTGCCGCGCTGTCGTCGGTGTTCATTGTGGACGAGCGTGAAAAGGCGCTGGTGCTGCAGTTCGGCCGGGTGGTCTCGGTCAAGGAAGATCCGGGCCTGGCGTTCAAGATCCCGGTAATCCAGGAAGTGGTGCGCTATGACGACCGCATCCTGAGCCGCGACATTGACCCGCTGGAAATCACCCCGTCGGACGACCGCCGCCTGGTGGTTGACGCCTTTGCGCGCTATCGTATCGTGGACGTGAACCGGTTCCGTCAGGCGGTTGGCGCCGGCGGTATCGCGACTGCGGAAAACCGGCTGGATTCGATCCTGCGGGCGCAGACCCGCGAGATCCTCGGTTCGGTCAGCTCCAACGACATCCTGTCTTCGGACCGGGCGGCGCTGATGCTGCGGATCCGCAACGGCGCCATTGCCGATGCGCGCGCTTTGGGCATTGCGATCATCGACGTGCGGCTGAAGCGCACTGACCTGCCGTCGGAAAACCTGGATGCGACGTTTGAGCGGATGCGGGCTGAGCGTGTGCGCGAAGCCACCGACGAACGCGCCCGCGGCAATGAGGCCGCACAGCGGATCCGGGCGCAGGCCGACCGGACCGTGGTTGAGCTGGTTTCCGAAGCACAGCGCGAAGCCGAGATCATCCGCGGTGAATCGGATGCCGAACGCAACGCGATCTTTGCCCAGGCCTATGGTGCGGACCCGGAGTTCTTTGAATTCTACCGCAGCCTGAATGCCTATGCGAATTCGCTGCTGGCGGGGAATTCCACCATGGTGCTGTCGCCGGATAACGAGTTCTTCAACTACCTGAAGTCCTCGGACGGCAAGCCGGCCGGGCAGTAA
- a CDS encoding Do family serine endopeptidase codes for MMRMIWLAVLAMAVLLMQAVSAMARPESLAPLADQVSPAVVNITTTTVVEGRTGPQGIVPEGSPFEDFFREFQDRNGNGNGNRPRRSSALGSGFVISEDGYIVTNNHVIEGADEIEIEFFPGDGQPKELLPAKVIGTDPNTDIALLKVQAPAPLKFVKFGDSDTARVGDWVVAMGNPLGQGFSVSAGIVSARNRELSGSYDDYIQTDAAINRGNSGGPLFNMDGDVVGVNTAILSPNGGSIGIGFSMASNVVVKVVDQLKKFGETRRGWLGVKIQDVDADLAEAIGLDKARGALVTDVPEGPAKEAGVLAGDVIVSFDGGDVKDTRGLVRQVGNAEVGKTVRLVVYREGKTETLRVTLGRREDAERSPAGQQNGDGEPGQTEKELLGLSVGVLTDQMRGELNVGEDVEGLAILSVNETSEAWEKGLRAGDVITEAGQQKVTSISELEARVAEAKEAGRKSLLLLVRRGGEPRFVALNLAK; via the coding sequence ATGATGCGCATGATCTGGCTTGCGGTGCTGGCCATGGCGGTCCTGCTGATGCAGGCGGTATCCGCAATGGCGCGCCCCGAAAGCCTGGCGCCGCTGGCCGACCAGGTGAGCCCGGCAGTGGTCAACATCACCACCACAACCGTGGTCGAAGGCCGCACCGGCCCGCAGGGCATTGTGCCCGAAGGCTCGCCGTTTGAGGATTTCTTCCGTGAATTCCAGGACCGCAACGGCAATGGCAATGGCAACCGCCCGCGCCGGTCTTCGGCGCTGGGGTCGGGGTTTGTGATTTCCGAGGACGGTTACATCGTCACCAACAACCATGTGATCGAAGGTGCGGATGAGATCGAGATCGAGTTTTTCCCCGGCGACGGCCAGCCCAAGGAGCTGCTGCCGGCCAAGGTGATCGGCACCGATCCCAACACAGATATTGCGCTGCTCAAGGTGCAGGCGCCGGCGCCGCTGAAATTCGTCAAATTCGGCGACAGCGACACCGCCCGCGTAGGCGACTGGGTGGTCGCTATGGGCAACCCGCTGGGGCAGGGGTTCTCGGTTTCTGCAGGCATCGTGTCGGCGCGCAACCGCGAGCTGTCGGGGTCTTATGACGATTACATCCAGACCGATGCTGCGATCAACCGGGGCAACTCGGGCGGGCCGCTGTTCAACATGGATGGCGATGTTGTCGGCGTGAACACTGCGATCCTGTCGCCCAATGGCGGCTCCATCGGCATTGGTTTTTCGATGGCGTCGAATGTGGTTGTCAAAGTGGTCGACCAGCTGAAGAAATTCGGCGAGACCCGCCGCGGCTGGCTGGGTGTGAAGATCCAGGATGTGGATGCGGATCTGGCCGAGGCGATCGGCCTGGATAAGGCCCGCGGCGCGCTGGTGACAGACGTGCCCGAGGGCCCCGCCAAAGAGGCCGGTGTGCTGGCCGGCGACGTGATTGTCAGCTTTGACGGCGGCGATGTGAAGGATACCCGCGGGTTGGTGCGCCAGGTCGGCAATGCCGAGGTTGGCAAGACCGTGCGGCTGGTGGTGTACCGCGAGGGCAAGACAGAAACGCTGCGGGTGACTTTGGGCCGCCGCGAAGATGCCGAGCGCAGCCCCGCCGGTCAGCAGAACGGCGACGGTGAACCCGGCCAGACCGAAAAGGAACTGCTGGGCCTGTCGGTCGGAGTTCTGACGGACCAGATGCGCGGTGAGCTGAATGTGGGCGAAGATGTCGAAGGGCTGGCCATTCTGTCCGTGAACGAGACATCGGAGGCCTGGGAAAAAGGCCTGCGCGCCGGCGATGTGATCACCGAGGCAGGCCAGCAGAAGGTCACCTCGATCAGCGAGCTGGAGGCCCGCGTTGCCGAAGCCAAGGAGGCGGGCCGCAAGTCGCTGCTTCTGCTGGTACGCCGCGGCGGCGAGCCGCGTTTTGTGGCGCTGAACCTGGCGAAGTAA
- a CDS encoding class I SAM-dependent methyltransferase, which yields MAYNYDKLYRETPDALGAPSPEITAFFNGLKAQGLHVLDAGCGQGRDALFIARLGHRVTGVDLSPHGVRDMLDAAAKEGLDVTGAAADLTAWEPGKDYDILLFDRTLHMLAAPDRRAVLTRCLPHLRPGGWVLISDEKPNLEDFRRIFAADPSVWHTEQDSRGLLFMKRANPLQE from the coding sequence ATGGCTTACAATTATGACAAACTCTACCGCGAAACCCCGGACGCTCTCGGCGCGCCCTCTCCGGAAATCACTGCCTTTTTCAACGGGCTTAAGGCGCAAGGCCTGCATGTTCTGGATGCCGGCTGCGGCCAGGGGCGGGACGCGCTGTTCATTGCCCGCCTGGGCCACAGGGTCACAGGCGTCGACCTGTCGCCGCATGGCGTCCGGGATATGCTGGATGCTGCGGCAAAGGAAGGCCTGGACGTTACCGGCGCTGCCGCCGACCTCACAGCTTGGGAGCCGGGCAAGGACTACGACATCCTGCTGTTCGACCGGACCCTGCACATGCTGGCTGCGCCGGACCGTCGGGCGGTCCTGACCCGCTGCCTGCCGCATCTGCGGCCCGGCGGCTGGGTGCTGATATCCGACGAAAAACCCAACCTTGAAGATTTCCGCCGGATCTTTGCTGCCGACCCAAGTGTTTGGCACACCGAACAGGACAGCCGCGGCCTGTTGTTCATGAAACGGGCAAACCCTTTGCAGGAATGA